The proteins below are encoded in one region of Segatella copri:
- a CDS encoding metallophosphoesterase, with protein sequence MEKKVSGKHSSMNGFAMMKGRVATVVLASALLLGGGLTAQAQNAALTTCSQSAATAIPQNPNWKANAAEWQKLKGEITLYMTNDMGRNGYYDQKPIAELMGEMAGTVDPECVLAVGDIHHFNGVASPQDPLWLTNYEYVYSHPDLMLDWFPVCGNHEYRGNTQAFMDYGKVSRRWMMPAKYYTKVFDHKGTTIRVIFLDTTPLIDSYRKASEKYPDACKQDAEAQLSWLDETLKNAKEDWVIVVGHHPIYAYTEKKESERLDMQKRLLPILHKYNNVAIYACGHIHNFQHIQKKGDNIDYVVNSSSSLARPVKPIDGTVFCSPADGFSVFTADKKQLRMSMIDKDGKIIHTVLKVKK encoded by the coding sequence ATGGAAAAGAAAGTATCGGGTAAGCATAGCAGCATGAATGGCTTTGCTATGATGAAAGGTAGAGTAGCTACTGTAGTTTTGGCTTCGGCTTTATTGTTGGGCGGAGGTTTGACTGCACAGGCGCAAAACGCAGCATTAACAACCTGCTCTCAGAGTGCAGCAACCGCTATTCCGCAGAATCCTAACTGGAAGGCGAATGCTGCCGAATGGCAGAAACTGAAGGGTGAAATCACCCTCTACATGACCAATGATATGGGTCGAAACGGCTACTACGACCAGAAGCCTATCGCCGAACTGATGGGCGAGATGGCGGGTACGGTAGATCCTGAATGCGTACTTGCCGTGGGCGACATCCACCATTTCAATGGCGTGGCTTCCCCCCAGGACCCTCTGTGGCTTACCAATTACGAATATGTTTATTCTCATCCAGACCTGATGCTCGACTGGTTCCCGGTTTGTGGCAACCATGAGTATCGTGGTAATACTCAGGCTTTTATGGACTATGGTAAGGTGAGCCGCCGCTGGATGATGCCAGCCAAATATTACACCAAGGTGTTCGACCACAAGGGAACTACCATCCGTGTCATCTTCCTCGACACCACACCTCTTATCGATTCTTATCGCAAGGCGTCAGAAAAATATCCTGATGCCTGCAAGCAGGATGCAGAGGCTCAGCTCTCCTGGCTCGACGAAACCCTGAAGAATGCCAAGGAAGACTGGGTCATCGTGGTAGGTCATCATCCTATCTACGCCTACACCGAGAAGAAGGAGAGTGAGCGACTCGACATGCAGAAGCGCCTTCTTCCTATCCTCCATAAATATAATAATGTGGCGATTTATGCCTGCGGCCATATCCACAACTTCCAGCACATCCAGAAGAAGGGCGACAACATCGACTACGTAGTCAATTCCTCTTCATCTCTGGCTCGCCCTGTGAAGCCTATCGATGGCACTGTGTTCTGCAGTCCAGCCGATGGTTTCTCTGTATTTACAGCAGATAAGAAGCAGCTGAGAATGTCGATGATTGACAAGGATGGAAAAATCATCCACACGGTTTTAAAGGTAAAAAAGTAA